In Thermoplasmatales archaeon, the genomic stretch TAATTTTTTCTTTATTCGCTGCAAGAATTCCTCCCCTTCTTAACAATCCATTTATTTTTGGTCTATCTGTTAAAACAGCATTATGTTTGTAGAATGTTACTTCATCTATACCAAGCTCATTTTTCAAATCACATAACAAACCAATTAATGGCTCCCCTATTGTGCCTGTTCCAACCACATGAACAATATTCATAAAGGGAAATTCAATTCACCTTTTAAATTTTATCAGAGCCTCTATCACTGGCAAATCTTTCCCCATAAGAAATCTTTCCATCGCCCCCCCACCAGTGGAAACATAAGAAAATTTGTTCTCCAAGCCCAGCATCCGTATCGCTGCCACAGTATGCCCCCCGCCCGCCAGCGTAAAGGCGCCCGAATTCGCTATCGCTTTAAAGATTTTTTCTGTGCCTTTCCTGTATTTTTCCTCCTCAAACACCCCCATTGGTCCGCCTAAAAAAATACTATTAGCCCTGCTTATTTCTTCTTCAAATATATCTATTGTTTTCTCCCCTATGTCCCTGTCTTCAACACTATCAACAGGATAAACTATTTTGCCCTCTGCAATTTTCCTCAGTGAAACATCTTTTAAAAATGCATTTCCCAAAGCTCCCCCAATAATTACTTTATCTGCAATTTTCCTATCAATTAAACTCTTAATCATCTCTATCTTGTCTTCCTTATTTCCACCAAAAACAAAAACTCTTGGTCTCTCGGCAAAATTCAGCATCTTTCCGATCATCTCCACCTCTTTTTCCATCAGCAACCCGGCAAAGGACGGAAGCACTGGAATAAAGCCAACAAGCGAGCAATGAGAGCGATGGGCGGAGGCAAAAGCATCATTAACAAAAGCATCCGCAAGGGGGGAGAGTTTTCTAATGAACTCTGATTTTGCATGCTCCTCCGGTGTTTTTTTATCCATCTCTTCCTTGATTTTTCTCACATTGTCCAGAAGGATTATATCTCCTTT encodes the following:
- the pgk gene encoding phosphoglycerate kinase, encoding MLPKMKDFDFSEKSVILRLDLNSPLDPKTLKIIDKWRIEKAIPTILELKEKKAKQIIIAHQGRPGEWDFTDLKEHANEIEKIIKENVNFVDDIYGEKAIDEIKKMKKGDIILLDNVRKIKEEMDKKTPEEHAKSEFIRKLSPLADAFVNDAFASAHRSHCSLVGFIPVLPSFAGLLMEKEVEMIGKMLNFAERPRVFVFGGNKEDKIEMIKSLIDRKIADKVIIGGALGNAFLKDVSLRKIAEGKIVYPVDSVEDRDIGEKTIDIFEEEISRANSIFLGGPMGVFEEEKYRKGTEKIFKAIANSGAFTLAGGGHTVAAIRMLGLENKFSYVSTGGGAMERFLMGKDLPVIEALIKFKR